Within the Maniola hyperantus chromosome 7, iAphHyp1.2, whole genome shotgun sequence genome, the region GAAAACCTTGATCCTTTGTGGTCTGAGAAGAATACTgacgtttaaactttaaactttcaagtttcattacctacctaaactagcggcacgctatgatggccggtttgacgtttgtccgctcatgaagttccgtattaattgataacgactttgaaggaaataattgtattactttattgacgatagtgatgtgcagagattcataaattttatcgaatgtagttttaggtttaggactcaaaatttatttattaaattgatttcttaaatgtatacaagtgtagaaaaatcagtttgcaccatttaaggggtgaatgtacttgtgaatatgaacaattttcactatgtggacaaacctctgaaatcgcaaaaaaatatcaataaatttttaaaaatggaatctaatacgatcgtcacataggatcgctggctagcacaactactacctccggcaaactcgcgtcaatgctcaatgcaaaacaaagcagtttcgaattgacgttgcttcgaaaagtataaactgtcagtgcaatgcgattgtgatatagttttgacctggctttggatttcaaatattgatactgcattactgttgacccttgctcgttaatttggactctgttcaagccctttgttgtggatttcgtcgatatgaccgaacgtacgcagagaactgttctaaatagtcagacacgtgagttcctaatacgccttcgtaactatttcgatcgtgaagctcaaaatggagggccaattttacctataacgtcagtggttgaacgcgtagctgatgcgcttaatattggacaacgaactgttagacggataactaaaaaaaaatatggcgagactggcacagaagaaaataaacttcacacaccaaaaaagagaaaacgagcaaaaccagtcgtaggcatcgatagctttgatgccgatgctatccgaagacatgtttacggctactatttacagaaggagtatccaacaagaaaaaagttggtgcattcactgaaggaagctggattattcttcggtggggaaagttctttaacgaagatttgaagaccattggatttcgatacaaaaaatgtaacaaacgcaaaatattgatggaaagatttgatatagcgatggcaaggtatacttttttacggcaagtgaaagaaatcaaaaattggcaaaatgttgtgttcttggatgaaacatggcttaatgctaaccatactgtaggccgttcttggaacgatgacacagcagcatctacttccaaagttcctgtaggaaaaggatcgcgacttataatttgtcacgccggaaccatcaacgggtttgtcgaaggttctctcatggcttttgcgtcaaaaaccactggagactatcatgaagacatgaatggagaaaagtttactgaatggtttacctcaatgttgtgtagcctccctgaaccatctattataattatggacaacgccccataccactcgatgcaaattgacaagccacctgcccaatcccaaaagaaagctgatatcgtcgcatggcttcgtaaaaatggcgtagatgcaaacatgaatatgttaaaagcggaattagtacgtcttttaaaagaaaacaaaccaaccaagatccgatacgtcattgacgaaatagcattagaacatgggcacagagttatacggttaccgccttaccattgtgagtataatgcgattgagttggtgtgggctcaaattaagggatatgctgcaagacacaatacagaacccccatttaccacaaaaaaaatgctaaaattattagaagaagcttgtgaacatgtgactaaaggagactgggaaaaggttgtgaatagaactgttaaattaataagggaagattatgaaagagatgtgaaaatagataatattatagaaaacgaacatataattattaatgtatgtgatgatagcagtgacgacagtgaaaatagtagtatggacgaatctgattaattatggccttttgtggcacctttttcggtatcttttgtattcatatgtttcttgtgtgcatataaagtatgtatattcattttcgttcaaatattcagttcgttcaaataaattaaataaacatatacatttttgttttattaaacctatttaatcaggtacaaaaacaaaacttaattgttttttgttcgagaataaattgacattccacatcactattgtaatgtgtcaaaccggccatcatagcgtgccgctagtgtaatccatttcaattttcaatctGTCAAATGGTCAAGTCAAAATAAAAGCGATTTGTAAATAACTATTCCCGGaccttttttcaattttattaaaaatataaattcgagataaaataatatacaattgATCTGTGTAATATACTTAATGGGAAGATAGGAGTGTGATTTTAGTATTGTGAGCAATTTAGTAATGTAATGGCACAATCGAGTCAATAGTTTTCAAGATCGAAACCAATTAACTATGAAGATTCTATTTAGAAGCAACCGATTATATTTAAGatttatcaataaaaattatagtACCGCACCGAAATCTTTAGCCACTGTAAATGTAAATGGAAAGGAGTACCGTACGGATGATTACACAAATATAACATCTAAGATATCGTCGTATATAAATAGAAATTTGCACTTGAAGAAAGATAACCCACTTTCCTTAGTTCGTCAGCGAATCGTCAATTATTTTTATGGTTCGTTTACGCATGGAGGTAACCCCAGTTTCAGCGTGTACGATAATTTGTCCCCCATAGTCACTTCTCGTCAAAATTTCGATGATTTACTTATTCCGGAAGATCACCCAAGTAGAGCAAAGTCTGATTGTTATTACATTAATTCTTCGACGCTCCTACGAGCTCATATGACTGCGCATCAAAGCGAGCTGCTGAGAGCAGGTCTGGATAACTTTTTGATGATTGGAGACGTTTACAGACGAGATGAAATAGATTCCACACATTTTCCTGTATTTCATCAAGTGAGTAACTAGAATACAGATAACGCTAAAAgacttttttttacttatagatagatacctaagagtaaatattttattttctctctTTTAGATATGAGATTACTTTTTGGACTATAATAATCAGATTTGGGGGTTCTTTATATGTACAATAAGTGTGGCTATGAATCTACATAAAGGTACAAAAACTTCTGGTACCTTTACGTAGTTTAACTTGTACCTGTTATGGTTAGTTTAGTTAATGAGCTTTTGCTAAATTGGGTTCCAATTGGTACTATGATATATGACAATAGTCAATAATGTAATTAAGTATGTATTGTAAATGATATGTATTCAATCTGCTTATTCAGACTATCAATAGGTGAAAACTTAAGATAAATCTGTTCAGCCactttttttttacactttaaaacacactactacattttaggtaaaaattatttcttacttTTTGATTATTCTAATATTAAGTTTTCTTTTCCAGATAGATGCAGTGAGATTACAACGAAAATATGATCTTTTCGAAAACCATCCAGACTTAGACATATTTGAGCCAAGCTTTGATCCATCGAATCCACATACATACACCAATTCAATCTCCAACCCAACAAAGCAGAGCTGTCACACTTTGGAAGCAACTAAGTTAATGGAGGGGCAACTAAAAAACCACCTTATTGGTATGGTAAAAGTTCTATTTGGAGATGATATAAAATGCAGATGGGTCAATGCCTATTTTCCTTTTACCCATCCATCGTGGGAGTTAGAGATTTATTATGAAAACAATTGGATGGAGGTTTTAGGATGTGGCATAATGAGAAATGAAATCTTAGCCAATGCTGGACCAAATAATAGTATAGCTTATGCATTTGGCTTGGGCTTAGAAAGGCTTGCTATGGTACTATACAAAATCCCAGATATAAGGTTATTGTGGAGTACAGATTCCGGCTTTTTAAGCCAGTTTCAGGACAAAGATGTTAATGCGAGTATTGAATATAAGCCAGTGTCGAGTTATCCACAGTGTACAAATGATTTGTCATTCTGGTTGCCACCAACGTTGACGATAGATACTTTTATGAGCAATGATTTTTATGATTTAGTCAGAGATATTGGTGGGGATGTGGTGGAACAGGTTTGTTTTAATGTCTCATATTCGCACTTCCTTACATAtcttacactagcttatgcttgtgacttcgttcgcgtggactacacaaatttcaaagacctatttcaccccttcatttgattgaattttcaaaaatcctttcttagaggatgccaacgtcatcatagctatctgcatgccagatctCAGCCccatctgtccagtagtttgagctgtgcattgatagatcagtcagtcagtcacatttttcttcttttatatatttgaagATGTTAGTTTAACTGAGGTAGTACCTGGTAGGtgaattttaattattcttaCAAGAGGTACTGTGGTATACCTAACCATATTCAATCAAAATTCGTCTAAGTAGCCAATTTTGCGTGAAGTAAtaaatctatacttctatactttattatataaagaggtaatgttgttaagtttgtttgtagggggtaatctttggaactactaaacggattttaaaaattctttcaccagtagaaagctacattattcctgagtgacataggctatacgggatctttaaaaacctaaatccacgcgggcgaagccgcggggatcagctagtaacaaataagaTAAATTTTCACTTAGATCATCTTAGGTACATCAACTGTCACGTTGACAGCATGTCATGCTCTCAGAGGTATGTGGAAATCTAAAAAACCAATTCAAATCTCCAAATTCAGTCACCAACTCACAGACGGCGGCAGACAATAATGTACCTttggaaggagatagcggatttgtagagcattgtctctcaTTCAGACCAACAAAAtttcatataagtatgagtgacagagacaacgctctacaaagctgaatgTAAAGGctgatatacattattttctgcagcgtactgtaaGTCAGTGTTGCTTAGCAATTGTGATCGACTGATATGCACTGGTTCCCAACTAGGCCACTTTTCCCTCTCTCGTCCTTTTGTTGATACATCcaatcaatttaaataattaatatttcagGTTAAACTAAAAGACAAGTTCGTCCACCCAAAGACAAACAAGCACAGCCTGTGTTACAGCATAGTGTACCGACACCTGGAGCGCACGTTGACTCAGGCCGAGGTCAACAAGATACATGAAGAGATTGCTAGCGCGGCGGTTAGCACTTTTAATGTAGTCATTAGataaaatgtgttaattaattatagtaATGTTATAAGATGGTCAAGTGTTTTAATATGACCCGAGAAACAAGAAAACTTGAAACAGACGAGTTCGTCCGCCCAGTGACAAACGAGCACCTCTGTTACAGCAGAGTGTACGGAGCGCACGTTGACTCAGACCGAGGTCAATAAGATACGTCAATtgtttcaagtaggtaggtaggtacctaagtaataaaataaaacaataaaattatgtacaaaGAAATCCTTAAtcagatatttttattaaataaaatatacataagagCTTCTTAAGgttgtaaaaaaaacaaaaagaataTTTTCGTTAAGCGCACATTACAGCATAAGCCACAAAACGcatttttcaataaatgatAGTCAAGTGTGGTAATGACATCATACGAAACTTTGTCCCGAAAATTGAATTTTCCTACGAATCAACAACGTGAAATCTTGTTGTTGATTCGTAACTTAAAGTAAactcaaattgctattgcgctggaaccatgtctcattaacatcgaaatgacgtcattttgacgtcagccgaaataaaaatatacctaccatcagctcgaaacttcagtctagtgctgacgtcactaaaatggcggccacgagcattagcaatttgcgggacttataattgcCAACGATCAACCCGTGTCCCGAGTAATGATGAGTATTCGACCTTTAGTATTatgttatacttaggtatatgtaCTAGTCTCATACACTAGCATGTCAGTACACGCAGGTTGGAGCTGATGACTCAGAAATCACAACTGTCGAACTGGAGTTCCCTGTTATGTGGTAAACGTTCAGGACCAAAATTCTCCGACTTTTGCATCGGTCTCATGAGGACAGTGGcgaaaataaatacttaagtgaaattatacctatcttataaaataataaataaatagactggaaggttaaagaaaataataccgGTACTCAAGGaccctgaaatataaatatcaggGGGTTTGCTGGAAAAAACTAGTCCCTACTCTCTAGCCACAAGGCTAACGAATATTAACTTGTTTAAGaggttccgagacggtcaagcacgtagattttttgctcgagtcaagcattttgatcGTTTACAATGTCTGCTTGATTCTTGAGTCAAGCGTGCTAAacgcgtgattgatgcgattttatattttgtgcTTGACGCGTCTATCGCGTTGGTTTGATCAAGCATAGCTCATTCGCGTGGCGTGTCAACTGTCAGACATTGCGGACGACGACGCTTTGTTGTGCGACAACAGCGAAAATTAAAGGAGCGGAAAAGAGATCTTTATTATTACTCATTTCACTATACCGAAACCCCCCAGAACTCTGGAAAATAAAATCGCCGCTGTATTTTGAtaaagatcactttgtttgtCCGCCTCTTGACTATCTACTTATAAGTACGAAGATCACGTACCTACGAAATAAGAACATGTGATTTTTGCTGTGTGATGGGCGCATCAAGCAgattgatcaagcaaaacaaatctgcTTGCCTGATCGTCTCGGAACCTCTTTACACATAGGTACATTTAAGACCATAATTCATAACAAGAGACATTCTAAACCGAACGAACTCTGGAACCAACAAAGGTAAAGTTGACAGATGTGGctgttggttcatcataaaggGCAACTTTCTGATGCCAAATATGTCAGTCTGCCTTTTCTGAATTTTGCGTTACATTGGCGCCTGAAAACGTGTCATGTGATCAAAAAATAATGGACCTCTTAAAGAAAACATCCATATTTGGCATCAGAGTTTTTGTTTACTCTATGAACTAATATCTGTGAGGTATCCTGTTGTGACTTTCCGGTCTATTTATTAGGTAActatatatacttaataatggcattaatataatatttttaaatgcaaATAAGGTAATGtacctttttagtttttatacataaattacTGATGTAAGCCTGACCaggaatataaaaaacttgctctgggaGCGCCACTAGTATATTGTTTATggtcaataagtaggtatatggtcttgtataaattagttccacgggttttccgcaatatggcaAGGGATTTTATTTTCCTGGTCAGGCTTTAAtcggtagtacctacttaataatttaatatcacagTTTCCACAAGGgactaggtacttacataattacAGACAAActtactaagtatacctacttaaataactaTCTAACTCTAACGTGAGAAATTATTCCGCCCAAATGTTAATTGCAGTAAAGCTATTTGCATTTGGATTCTGGACCGTAGTTACAAActttactaggtacttattttgctAACGATTTTAAAAGTGGTAGGTAACAAAAATTTgtctagtaataaaaaatagttttcttatattatccagtaggtatataaacatTTACTTATAAAATAGCTCAATTTCTGTTGCTCTGATTTCCTGATTGCGGTAGGTACGGTCACAGCATCCACAAATATTGCATCAACTCAACTGACGTCACAGAAACGATTGTCTATAGAAACAAGAAGACATGGCGCATAGCTGCGTCAACTGCGCGCGAAAACAGTTTCCACACACACAGAACGAAATCAACAAACcgttaaaattactattatTGTCTATCTTATTTATGCTTTAGGTACGTAAACAGTTTGACTTTTGAATTGGCGATCATTACTATTATTAAACACCTAAGATGCAGTCTTCATCTGATGACTCGGGCATATCATCTCCAAAATCTACTGGTTCGAAAACTACTGGCTCTAATTGGGGCGTCTGATCTTCATGGGCTTCTTTGGTTATATTGCTAGGAGTGTCGTCAACCAGGTTTTCGTTTACTATTTCTGTAAACTCACCACTGAGTGTTTCTGTACTCTGGTTGTTATCTTTAAGATTTTCTTCTTGGTCATCAGTGTTTTGGTTCAATTCTTCACCAGGTTCAATGCATTCGGTTGAGACTTTCATCCGTTTCGCTTTAAACGCCAACGGTTCATCGTCAGAATCGGAATCGTCATCTGATTTTGTCTTTTCCGGAATCGCTTCCGAATTGGAAACTGCTGGAGGACTTTCTTTTTGTTCACTATCTGAATCCAAATCTATACATTCCATTGGCTCTTTTCTTTTACGTTTAACTTTGATTATTCGaatcatctttttcttttttacgtTCGATGTGGCATCTGTCTTGACCGATGATACCAACAAACTTCTACCACGTTGTAATATAGTTGGACGGACTGAAAATAATTTCACTGGTACGGCGCGGTCTTTTACATTTTCCGCTGATGGCTCGAGTTCAACTGTTTTAGCATTTTGCTCCTCGATACTTATGGTTTCGCCTTCTTCAGGGTCATCAGTTAAATCTATCACTGACTTTGAGATTGTAATttgcttatttaatttttctccttgcgtttgttttttaattactaaATTTATAGGCATTACTACGCCAGATACAATGTCCATTTTAAAGAACCGTGCGTTATTCTCTGAAGCATATCTCAGCTCCGTATACGAGAAAACTATGCACAACTCTGGACATCTATTTAAAGCAGCTTTTACAACaggattattaaatagaggattgTTTATAAACTTTTCATTATGTTGATTAGTGATTTGTGATTGCAATCCTTGTATTATAGGCGGTGGACATAATTCTTGCTGTTGCTTAGTAGGACTTTCATGATTTGTGAGATGTGTATCTTCTGCCGAAATACCAGACATTTCCATTAAATCTGACAATATTGTTTTCTTGTTCAAGTCAGAGTCATCTTTCAAATCAACTACGCTGGCATTACTTTTATCAAACTCAGTACTATTCTCTTCCTTATTGTGACAAGCCCGTtctttagttttattaatatctaCTTTCATCACATTAGAATGATCTATAAAATTTTCATTACAAGAAAATGAAGTTACTTCTATTAAGGATTCCTTCTCAACTCCTTTATCATCTGATTTCATATCAGATACATTACGATTCTCTAAGGTAATATTACTTTGAGCATTCGAATCGGTCTTATTTTTCAATTCATCCATGGGAGAGGCTGTAATGTTATCGACTTCATCAGCGGCAGTAAGCTGCTTCTGAATGGAAGCCATGAGAGTTGGCAAATAATCTAATTGACTGGAGTCTAGCTCAATTCCAGGGTCAATAGAAAGAGCTAATTCTTTGTTAGGCAAGAGAACAATTCGTACTCCATCTGGTAACGCCACTACTGGTGGGGTACTTTGACATGTTGGGCTCTGATTCACAGACTGACTCAGATTGGCGACGAGATTGCCATCCAGCTTAGGCTGATTTTTCAATTGGGTGTTCTCAAAGGAgcaaagtaatattttattttttcctaaGCATATAGGCGTTCGAGAATAAGCATTATTCCATCTAtcgtttgataaaaataaaattttgtctaATGTTTTACCTTTTTCATCCAGTACGACTTTTGTATCACCACCACTTAATGGGGCAAGATTAGGAGTCTGAGGTATACGGGTTTTAGGAGCGATTTTAGGATAGTATTTATCTAAAAGCAATGACGATAGCTGACTTTGCTTCGCAATGTCCTTAGTACGTGTATCTGACCATTCTCTGATTGAAGATATTGGACTCTTTTTATTTGTAATTACAGCACTTAAGTTACTTTCTGGCGgaataattacattttttttatttaaaactataggCTTTAATTTTAATGGATTAGTTTTTTGAAGTGTGACAGCTGAATCATTTATATCTGAAACCATACGAATTTTTACGGGATTTACATCCTTCATTATTTCattatatttattcattatattttccttgattGAGAACGTTGGATTCCTTTTATCTAAAACTATTCGATTCGTTTTTGGAATTTCTTTAAATGAATTCCTTTCGCTGAATGAGAAAGTTGGAGCATTTTCATCTGAAACATTTTGTGGATTATTTCCAGGTAATATTtgtgttttgttatttttatccaAAACCATTAAATTAACAGAGGTCTGAGTTTGACCAATAGCTTGAGTGTCATCAGGTCCATATGTTACTTTTATTGCTGATACTGCAGGACTTTCGTTATCGAAAAATTTGGAACTTGTGTTGAATTCTGCCAAATTAGCAGCAAAACCAGTCTCAAATTCTGCATCAAAGTCAGTGTTTATACCGATTGAAACTTTCAGCGGCTTTCCTGTAGAGTTTTCCTTTGGACTTTGTGGCATTTGTGTTAAGTTTTGACGTTGTTGACTTGAAACATTAACTTTTATCAGCTTTGTGGTTTTGTCTGTTTCAGCCTGGATCGTTTGAAAATTTAACATATCTCTTCTTTTTTTATTGACTATAAACATTTTTTCAACAAGCTCTTGTCTACAACAGCAATTACACAAAGGACGTGGGCATTTATGTTTTTGTATCAATTTCTTTCGTGAGCCTAGTTTCTGCATTTTTTCTCGTGCCCAACAACAATATTTAAAGCGTTTTTTATCTAAGTTCTCTCTTTCGACTCTTTTCATAGTGTTGCCtgggttttttttgtttatttcattTGTCGTCTGATTTGGTACAGTATTGAGGCcagtatttttacatacattttcAGTAGGTGCTACAGTGGCACTTATAAACAACACTTCATTGTCAATCGTAACCGCAGATGCTTCATTCATATTTACTTCACCTTCATTGTCACATTGATTTATTTCTTTGTATAAAACAgagcttttttccttttgttttgtttcattTAAGGCCCTTTTCCTCATTGCCTTTTTATACGCCTTCGTTTTTTTTAGCCAACTATCATCTCCTTTACAGAcgtttaatattttatcaacaGTATCAGATGTTAAAAGTCGATCTTGAGgaataatagattttttaggAGTTGGGTTCCATGATACTTCAACACGATTTCCACGCACTTGTTTTTTAGGTTCTTTTACAACTTTGTGCAGTTGATTATTAAATCGTTTAAGTGAACTTCCTTTAGATAATATATTCAAGTTATCATTTGATTCTAAAGATATGGTTTTATGTGTGGTATCAATAAGATGATCATCATGACAGGTGGCATCAGAAGTAAAACTAATTTTGTCTAAAATACTTGATGTTTCACAATTTATATCACTCACTGTGGATGACGCCGTTGAGTCTATGCTTttattaattatgttattatgattttgtagttttttattgttttgtgaaGCAATATCTGAGCGTTGTTGTACTGAAACAATGTTCACGGGTGCCTTAGTgatatttgaaatttgtataggaGACACTTCTGCAGTAAGCAATTTTTCGTTTAGACGACGAATTTGTGCTATATCTGGCaaatttattactttatttcttTCACCCGAATGACTATCTAGGGCTGAAAGCTTTGCTAAAGAGGGGTCTGGAGGTGGGGCTGGGCCTAGAATATCATCATCCTGCGGCACTTCAAACTTTTGTGGATCCTGGCTTTCTCCACGGTCTTCATTTTTAACACTAGGGCCTAGAATATCATTTATAACATTATCTACTAAATTTTGTAACGGTAAGGTTGTAGGAAACACAGTTGTTTCTATGGTGTGTTCTTCTAGCCCATGTGTTTTATTTTCTATCGATTTGGTTCCAGTTAAATATAAAGTATTATTAACGAGTTTAGTCTCGAATGATTTGTGTAAATCAATCGTCAGAGGCTTACATTCTTTTAGTTGGCGTCTATTTCGTTCAGAACTAAAAAATCCAGCTGATAGTCTTTTTAATCTTGTGTTAAAGTCAGGATTCTTGCATAACTGTATAGGGTTGTAGGATAATTTTGGAAGTTTGTTCAATAGCCAGCTTGAAGGACTGATATTCTCTGGGCCTAAATCGAATTCTGAGTGATATTCTGATGCACTGTCACTGAATGCATCACTATCAGGTGTAGGTGGACGCTCTTGAGATATCTCTTCCATTTTGACACAATTTCTATCGTATGGCTTACTTTCATTATCAGCATTGTCGATCACTCGTTTGTCTTCTACCGTGTTATAATCAATAAACCGAAAAACATCCATGTCATCAAGTTTTTTTGTGTACACCACCGGAGTTAGCAGAAGCTTTAAATCAATTGTTGGCGTACTCGCATACTCACTGTCACTGTCGTcagttttttcagtttttatttCCTCTTTAGGCTTTACTtctgaaacaaaacaaattatacaattttgtGAAAACTATGATAGTCAAGTATGTATTAAACGATGGAGTAATATATTGCGCTAAATTGATTGGAGcctacttatatattactaAAATAATACTTTCAGTCTTTTTCAACTAAGAAATGTTTACGATATTTACCTTTCATGAGATCTTCTTCTTCAACATACTCGATCCCATCATCTTCTAATTCGATACCATCAAATATATTAATATGGTTTGGAACTGCAATGAAGGAATCCAAGCCTTTTTCGACTTCATCTTTGATTTCAATAACTTTTTCGTTAGAACTTATTTCCTCATCTATATTTTTCACTAATGCATCCGGATTCTGTATGTTATCTAGCGTGGGGAATGTTGTACGTTGTGGTACGTTGAACATATTCTTTGTTGAAATGTTGTCAGCAACGCTCTCCAATATACCATTAATCTCACTATTGACAGCATTATCTACTGGTTCGTCAATAAGAATCGCAACGCTTGATACGTTTGATATTTTGGGCATTATTATATCAAATTCATTGGAAATATTTGCCATTGAAGTGCTTGCTACTATTGTTGGCAGTAGCATTTCAGCATCATCTTGAGAGTCAATACCACCTGTGTCATGGGTAGTGTCAACAATCTGCGTGTTTAAATTTAAGTTATCATTTGTAACGCTATTGAACTGTATGGAATCGTTCGAACTGTGATTGTCATTCACATCAGAGATATCTTCTTCAATATTAACGTCAGCAGACCTCTGTTCTTCAACGTTTTGTTCATTGCTATTCCTTAGACTACTTTCAGTTTCTGCATTTGTATTTGGTTCCAAAGATATGTGTACAGAGTCCAATACACatacatcatcatcgtcgtctgATATTTCATCtactttttcaattttcactACTCCTAAATTGACATTTTCCTTTAGCGTCCGTGTTGAGGTAGAATCTCTGGAGTCTTCTGATTCGATTTCTTGATCCAAATCGATTGTTTCAACCTGTGGTTCGATAACTTCAAGATCAGGCCCGGTTTCTAAAATATCAATAGATTTAATTAGTATTCATTACGTAGCAAAAATTCAGCTTAGCTAGACGGACGAACGTAATATAACAgcttaaataaacatataatgggaataatttattattttattgaccGATTGATTGAATTTTCCCGTCTGTCCGTCCACCTGTACTTTATGATTTCTGAATTAATGCACTTAAATTCACGAAAATATATAAATCGTCTACGTGTAAAGCCGAGCAAATACTTAacaaatactaataatatttgttAAGTATCAAATTTTTAGAGCCTCAGTAGCTCAACCGGtgtagtggactgaaaaccgaaaggtccgacggttcaaaccccgcccgctgcactattttcgtacctactcctagcacaagcctgacgcttaattg harbors:
- the LOC117983464 gene encoding uncharacterized protein isoform X1; translation: MSLPPQSTFRRKNGSNSAVMDEGTEVTLLDDDEGNSNPQTDQNSTDAAVPYDDNFEAASLELTTELPQNETAQDRADKEDEDEMAEITKTTKKPKGTGLDKFKRRLVRAIAHLLRNDQIPTDEIWEDLTKQSGCDCKLLWDRMRTLTMKKLRRLFTCEDKIANITPVAQFTVTDWLLFDLVLVHEKIDVIGQELQDPEAEESPKILEDLFATVVVFDLERLRGDKLTKAWFEATKSYNGTERQCSPMLLQRRWYQLKEMVREKFYQFWFMYRGSQQNLPAANEFKPTSLEMEIVKTFKYITTKPFPTWEESIQQKKVALPEDFERLQLAKRRIFRTETGPDLEVIEPQVETIDLDQEIESEDSRDSTSTRTLKENVNLGVVKIEKVDEISDDDDDVCVLDSVHISLEPNTNAETESSLRNSNEQNVEEQRSADVNIEEDISDVNDNHSSNDSIQFNSVTNDNLNLNTQIVDTTHDTGGIDSQDDAEMLLPTIVASTSMANISNEFDIIMPKISNVSSVAILIDEPVDNAVNSEINGILESVADNISTKNMFNVPQRTTFPTLDNIQNPDALVKNIDEEISSNEKVIEIKDEVEKGLDSFIAVPNHINIFDGIELEDDGIEYVEEEDLMKEVKPKEEIKTEKTDDSDSEYASTPTIDLKLLLTPVVYTKKLDDMDVFRFIDYNTVEDKRVIDNADNESKPYDRNCVKMEEISQERPPTPDSDAFSDSASEYHSEFDLGPENISPSSWLLNKLPKLSYNPIQLCKNPDFNTRLKRLSAGFFSSERNRRQLKECKPLTIDLHKSFETKLVNNTLYLTGTKSIENKTHGLEEHTIETTVFPTTLPLQNLVDNVINDILGPSVKNEDRGESQDPQKFEVPQDDDILGPAPPPDPSLAKLSALDSHSGERNKVINLPDIAQIRRLNEKLLTAEVSPIQISNITKAPVNIVSVQQRSDIASQNNKKLQNHNNIINKSIDSTASSTVSDINCETSSILDKISFTSDATCHDDHLIDTTHKTISLESNDNLNILSKGSSLKRFNNQLHKVVKEPKKQVRGNRVEVSWNPTPKKSIIPQDRLLTSDTVDKILNVCKGDDSWLKKTKAYKKAMRKRALNETKQKEKSSVLYKEINQCDNEGEVNMNEASAVTIDNEVLFISATVAPTENVCKNTGLNTVPNQTTNEINKKNPGNTMKRVERENLDKKRFKYCCWAREKMQKLGSRKKLIQKHKCPRPLCNCCCRQELVEKMFIVNKKRRDMLNFQTIQAETDKTTKLIKVNVSSQQRQNLTQMPQSPKENSTGKPLKVSIGINTDFDAEFETGFAANLAEFNTSSKFFDNESPAVSAIKVTYGPDDTQAIGQTQTSVNLMVLDKNNKTQILPGNNPQNVSDENAPTFSFSERNSFKEIPKTNRIVLDKRNPTFSIKENIMNKYNEIMKDVNPVKIRMVSDINDSAVTLQKTNPLKLKPIVLNKKNVIIPPESNLSAVITNKKSPISSIREWSDTRTKDIAKQSQLSSLLLDKYYPKIAPKTRIPQTPNLAPLSGGDTKVVLDEKGKTLDKILFLSNDRWNNAYSRTPICLGKNKILLCSFENTQLKNQPKLDGNLVANLSQSVNQSPTCQSTPPVVALPDGVRIVLLPNKELALSIDPGIELDSSQLDYLPTLMASIQKQLTAADEVDNITASPMDELKNKTDSNAQSNITLENRNVSDMKSDDKGVEKESLIEVTSFSCNENFIDHSNVMKVDINKTKERACHNKEENSTEFDKSNASVVDLKDDSDLNKKTILSDLMEMSGISAEDTHLTNHESPTKQQQELCPPPIIQGLQSQITNQHNEKFINNPLFNNPVVKAALNRCPELCIVFSYTELRYASENNARFFKMDIVSGVVMPINLVIKKQTQGEKLNKQITISKSVIDLTDDPEEGETISIEEQNAKTVELEPSAENVKDRAVPVKLFSVRPTILQRGRSLLVSSVKTDATSNVKKKKMIRIIKVKRKRKEPMECIDLDSDSEQKESPPAVSNSEAIPEKTKSDDDSDSDDEPLAFKAKRMKVSTECIEPGEELNQNTDDQEENLKDNNQSTETLSGEFTEIVNENLVDDTPSNITKEAHEDQTPQLEPVVFEPVDFGDDMPESSDEDCILGV